The following coding sequences are from one Elusimicrobium minutum Pei191 window:
- a CDS encoding cyclodeaminase/cyclohydrolase family protein, whose amino-acid sequence MDFHWHKGIEEYIDALASDNATPGGGSAAAASGAIGCALAIMAMRVTAKLKATDPNIIPALNNVSAEVETAENTLKKFTLEDSAAYQNYINLKKEQKTNPEISLDNAITDMAIVPVNTALECIKVLKTLDNVKNGISPVIASDMLCGQHMLFCTIRCCMEMMRTNLPFVKVDAVITLLAQTIEHCEQFLEATPECPKQPEL is encoded by the coding sequence ATGGATTTTCATTGGCATAAAGGAATTGAGGAGTATATAGACGCGTTAGCTTCGGACAACGCCACCCCGGGCGGCGGCAGCGCCGCGGCTGCTTCAGGCGCTATAGGCTGCGCTTTAGCTATTATGGCAATGCGCGTTACGGCTAAATTAAAAGCTACGGACCCAAACATAATTCCGGCGCTTAACAATGTTTCCGCCGAGGTAGAAACCGCTGAAAATACTTTAAAAAAATTCACTTTAGAAGACAGCGCCGCTTACCAAAACTATATAAACCTTAAAAAAGAACAAAAAACAAATCCTGAAATCTCTTTAGATAACGCTATTACCGATATGGCAATAGTGCCTGTCAACACCGCGCTTGAATGTATTAAAGTGCTTAAAACGCTTGATAATGTTAAAAACGGTATTTCACCTGTAATAGCGTCCGACATGCTTTGCGGACAACACATGCTTTTTTGCACTATCAGATGCTGTATGGAAATGATGAGAACGAATTTGCCTTTTGTAAAAGTTGATGCCGTTATAACGCTTTTAGCCCAAACAATTGAACACTGTGAACAATTCCTGGAGGCTACCCCAGAATGCCCAAAACAGCCGGAACTGTAG